Sequence from the Arthrobacter pigmenti genome:
CTCTCAACCATCACCCCGACGACGCCGGTGTGGATCATCTGTGTATACATTGCCATCATGGGTGCCGGGCTGGGCCTGAGCATGCAGATCCTCGTGCTGATCGTGCAGAACACCTTCCCCAACCGTGTGGTCGGGACAGCAACGGCGTCGAACAACTACTTCCGGCAGATCGGGGCAACCCTTGGCTCGGCCATTGTGGGCAGCCTTTTCACGGCGCGTGTGAGCGAACTCCTGCTGGAGCGGCTTCCCGCCGCCGGTTCCGCCCTCGACGGTGGGGCCAACTCCCTGACGCCGGCCGTGGTGAACTCCCTGCCGGATGCGCTGCAGTCACCGATCATCCAGTCCTACAACGATGCGCTGACTCCGCTCTTCCTCTACATGGCGCCGCTCGGCGTGATTGCGGCGATCCTGCTCTCCTTCGTGCAAGAGAAGGAACTGTCCACCGTGATTGAACGGGACACGAAGGTCGAGCGGGATGCAGGTATTGTGCCCGCGGAGCCCGCCGCGCGCTGAGCTCCTGCGACCCGCTCAAACCCCTGCATCGAGCGGCCACTAATAACGGCCTACTTGCCAGAATCCGGTCATTAGTGGCCGCTCGATGGAGAATGAACCCATGACATCCCCATACCTGATCCGCCGCGAACGATTCATTGCCGCCCCCGCCAGCGCCATCTTCGAGGTGCTGGCCACCCCGGCGCTGCACAGTGTCATCGACGGCTCAGGCACGGTGACAGGGGAGCAGCCCAACGGGCCGAGCCGTCTGTCCAAGGGCGCCAAGTTCGGCATGGACATGAAGATAGGCGCCCCGTACAAGATTCTGAACACCGTGGTCGAGTTCGAGGAAGACAGCCTGATCGCCTGGCGGCATTTCTCACGTCACGTCTGGCGCTACACGCTCGAACAGAACGACGGCGGCACCACGGTCACCGAGGAATGGGACGCAACGGACGTGCCCTGGAAGCCGATCCTCAAGGTCCTCGGGTTCACCAGGAAACACCCGGCGTCGATCGAGCGGACCCTCGAAAAGCTAGACGAATATGTGACCAAACGCTGAGCGGTTTGGAGCGGTGGCCAGGACAAAGGCCAGCAGGCAGAAGCCACTTGATCGACCAGGAGGAAGTAAGCATCCTTAGTAGATCAAGGAGAAGTAGTCAATACCTCAGCGGAGAAACGATGAGAAGATTTTTTAGGTAACGATTCTATAAATCTGTTGCGATAGTCAGCATGCTTATGTTCTTCTGGGATGGAACTT
This genomic interval carries:
- a CDS encoding SRPBCC family protein is translated as MTSPYLIRRERFIAAPASAIFEVLATPALHSVIDGSGTVTGEQPNGPSRLSKGAKFGMDMKIGAPYKILNTVVEFEEDSLIAWRHFSRHVWRYTLEQNDGGTTVTEEWDATDVPWKPILKVLGFTRKHPASIERTLEKLDEYVTKR